One stretch of Accipiter gentilis chromosome 20, bAccGen1.1, whole genome shotgun sequence DNA includes these proteins:
- the LOC126048715 gene encoding transmembrane protein 14C-like, whose translation MEYDWLGFGYAALVAAGGVVGYAKAGSVPSLAAGLLFGGLAGLGAYQQSKDPKNVWLSLVASGTLSTVMGMRFYNSRKAMPGIIAGASLLMVGRLGLQIMEKPIEP comes from the exons ATGGAGTACGACTGGCTGGGCTTCGGCTACGCGGCGCTGGTGGCGGCGGGCGGCGTCGTCGGCTACGCCAAGGCAG GCAGCGTcccttctctggctgctgggCTTCTCTTTGGTGGCTTAGCAGGACTAGGCGCTTACCAGCAGTCCAAAGATCCAAAGAATGTGTGGCTTTCCCTCG TGGCGTCTGGAACCTTGTCTACTGTTATGGGAATGAGATTTTACAACTCCAGGAAAGCAATGCCTGGGATAATTGCTGGTGCCAG TTTACTGATGGTTGGACGGCTTGGATTGCAGATCATGGAAAAGCCTATTGAGCCATAA